A genomic segment from Bradyrhizobium sp. CB1015 encodes:
- a CDS encoding NAD-dependent epimerase/dehydratase family protein: MNPILDEDLHYVLNQLSPANKSSFQDGTILITGCAGFLGFSFMHFFSEHARALGIRKIIGLDTFLLAKPKWISEITIRHPGLVDVHQFDISKDDISSIDGGDQATHVIHGASIASPVFYRKFPIVTLDANIWGLRRILDFHASKKLRGLLFFSSSEIYGDPSADNIPTDEEYRGNVSCIGPRACYDESKRFGETMCYLFSKEHGIPITIARPFNNYGPGMRTDDRRVPADFAKCVIENRNIEILSSGSPTRTFCYVADAITGYLKCLTYGEFDYFNIGIEKPEISVRELASLYQEAGARLGGYRGMIVLGQSSDKEYLTHNPNRRCPNIKKARTKLGYDPAIDVRTGIERFVQYLLHEKEKGALA, translated from the coding sequence ATGAATCCGATTTTAGACGAAGATTTGCACTACGTACTGAACCAGCTCTCACCGGCGAACAAAAGTTCGTTCCAAGATGGCACAATACTGATCACCGGCTGCGCAGGCTTCCTGGGGTTCAGTTTTATGCATTTTTTCTCCGAGCACGCCCGCGCGCTTGGAATCCGTAAGATAATCGGACTTGATACATTTCTTCTTGCAAAACCGAAGTGGATTTCGGAAATTACGATCAGACATCCGGGTTTGGTCGACGTTCACCAGTTCGATATTTCAAAAGACGACATTTCGAGTATTGATGGTGGCGATCAGGCAACTCATGTGATCCATGGCGCGTCAATTGCTTCCCCGGTATTCTACCGGAAATTTCCGATCGTTACCTTGGATGCAAATATTTGGGGGCTAAGACGGATACTGGATTTTCACGCATCAAAGAAACTCAGGGGCCTTCTGTTTTTCTCAAGTAGCGAAATCTACGGCGATCCCAGTGCCGACAACATCCCGACGGACGAAGAGTATCGTGGCAATGTTTCCTGCATCGGCCCACGCGCCTGCTACGACGAATCGAAGCGGTTTGGCGAGACCATGTGCTACCTGTTTTCCAAGGAGCATGGAATTCCGATCACAATTGCAAGGCCATTCAACAACTACGGGCCGGGAATGAGAACCGATGATCGGCGCGTCCCCGCTGATTTCGCAAAATGCGTCATCGAAAACAGGAATATCGAAATTCTGTCCTCTGGTTCACCTACACGCACATTTTGTTATGTGGCTGATGCGATCACCGGTTATTTGAAGTGTCTCACCTATGGAGAGTTCGACTACTTCAATATCGGTATTGAAAAGCCGGAGATTTCTGTTCGAGAACTTGCCTCGCTTTATCAAGAGGCCGGCGCCCGCCTCGGCGGCTACAGGGGAATGATCGTTCTTGGTCAATCCTCCGACAAAGAATATTTGACCCACAATCCGAATAGACGCTGCCCCAATATCAAAAAGGCAAGAACGAAGCTTGGGTACGATCCAGCGATCGACGTCAGAACCGGAATTGAGAGATTCGTTCAGTATCTCCTGCATGAGAAGGAGAAGGGGGCGCTCGCGTGA
- a CDS encoding UDP-glucose/GDP-mannose dehydrogenase family protein — translation MKLSVIGTGYVGLVSGVCLASKGHDVICVDVNEEKVSSINNRNPPIHEEGLPELLRSVVDTRKFRATSNLTEALDFCEAVIIAVGTPTTDGKLDLTYLVQAARQIGAYLNSTNKFLSVIVKSTVLPTTTDVVVRQAIAEASGGKTSQFGLGMNPEFLREGNAISDFNFPDRIVLGFEDFKTGEVLSRIYEPWNADKVFVNTRTAEMIKYANNCFLALQISAANELANLAAKLGGIDFMDVFRGVTLDKRWNPIRNDGSRTEPEILTYLVPGPGFGGSCFPKDVQAIRAQGHDNGLPMEILDGILSVNERQPEQVTKILEAHFGTLSGKNILLLGLAFKPQTDDVRESASIRISEELLAYKTILVAHDPIATENFIKLSGVQTSTIKFTQDWKTEVANADAIVIATRWEEYKALPGLKVAGKVVFDARRLLSPKDFPSSTYFSIGRRV, via the coding sequence GTGAAGTTGTCTGTAATCGGAACCGGCTATGTCGGCCTTGTGAGCGGCGTTTGCCTTGCGTCGAAAGGGCATGACGTCATTTGTGTTGACGTGAACGAAGAGAAGGTCAGTTCGATCAATAACAGGAATCCGCCCATTCATGAGGAAGGCCTTCCGGAACTGCTTCGCAGCGTCGTAGACACACGAAAATTCCGCGCCACTTCCAATTTGACTGAGGCCTTGGATTTTTGCGAGGCCGTGATCATCGCCGTCGGGACTCCGACCACCGACGGAAAGCTCGACCTCACCTATCTCGTTCAAGCAGCCCGTCAAATCGGTGCGTATTTGAACTCGACAAACAAGTTCTTAAGTGTGATCGTCAAAAGCACAGTACTTCCGACCACAACCGATGTTGTCGTTCGCCAGGCGATTGCGGAAGCATCTGGCGGAAAGACTTCGCAGTTCGGACTTGGAATGAATCCTGAATTCTTGCGTGAGGGAAACGCCATCTCCGACTTCAATTTCCCTGATCGCATCGTTCTTGGGTTCGAAGACTTCAAAACTGGTGAGGTTCTCTCGAGAATTTACGAGCCTTGGAACGCCGACAAGGTGTTTGTCAACACCCGGACGGCCGAGATGATCAAGTACGCAAACAACTGCTTTCTCGCGCTCCAAATTTCAGCTGCGAATGAATTGGCGAATCTAGCGGCCAAGCTTGGTGGCATCGACTTTATGGACGTTTTTAGAGGCGTGACTCTCGATAAGCGATGGAATCCGATTCGAAACGATGGATCTCGCACAGAACCTGAAATATTAACTTATTTGGTGCCTGGGCCCGGCTTTGGCGGGAGCTGTTTCCCAAAGGACGTTCAGGCGATCCGCGCGCAAGGACACGACAATGGTCTCCCAATGGAAATATTGGACGGTATCTTGAGCGTGAACGAGCGACAGCCCGAACAAGTAACCAAGATTCTTGAGGCACACTTTGGGACTCTAAGCGGCAAGAACATCTTGCTGCTGGGACTTGCGTTCAAGCCACAAACCGACGATGTTCGTGAATCGGCCTCCATTCGCATTTCTGAAGAACTGCTCGCGTATAAAACCATCCTTGTCGCGCACGATCCAATTGCGACGGAGAACTTCATCAAGCTCTCAGGCGTTCAAACCTCCACGATAAAATTCACCCAGGATTGGAAAACGGAAGTTGCGAACGCGGACGCAATCGTCATAGCTACGCGGTGGGAGGAATACAAGGCTCTTCCCGGCCTCAAGGTTGCCGGCAAAGTCGTATTCGATGCGCGACGGCTTCTTTCCCCAAAGGATTTCCCGAGCTCTACTTATTTTTCAATTGGCCGAAGAGTTTAG